The following coding sequences lie in one Haematobia irritans isolate KBUSLIRL chromosome 3, ASM5000362v1, whole genome shotgun sequence genomic window:
- the gd gene encoding gastrulation-defective has translation MSHRIFTIMNFHITTLMFIVFEHINKIFTQGIPISPCPKMFQYRFDGSEWFGILSVRNPDFGQALHLRVVLSMRGKPTTNYLGEIELLTRGQFLSDTPVLYRIKFPKNHYPPKLLQITTNNHVVCLGAADHSIFVTQIQLEHTRKFTFVPDEQHSSLPSTASISSSSSSSTSSSQSTATAISMGGVSVSSSMSKLPLGASTITTGLKDSSSLGSTNIAFGTKHLPLSTMDKSPIRATMDICGTIDDRIRFQVLHALKQKSATESVASSSSSTISSSSSLTSSASSTISTTFQSQRPFSNPLDNVGAILSSVLPRKNDEKPMGGPRTTDNVDANVDSGSDLPPLVTSDTDHQLAFLSDDAAASADDDGSMTINELPSITRGAWPWLAAVYVNNLTSLAYQCGGTLISSRIVVSAAHCFQLFKKRYTANEVLVFLGRHNLKNWNEEGSLAAPVDDIFIHPDYNQHLSSYDADIAVVVLKNEVRFNTFIRPVCMWSGSTKIEYIEGESGIVVGWGLGGFNSTKQLSNTNTVPKIISTPIVSNDACFAANPKYKSLSSNRTFCAGVMFDQTLATKFFESKPLVFNKHLHQGPCTGDSGAGLMLLKNNRWMLRGTVSGSLPMFGEDTKENARAPTSTSRSCSTNQYVIYTDVAKFLDWIFAFII, from the exons ATGTCCCATCGAATTTTTACGATAATGAATTTCCACATAACTACATTGATGTTTATCGTCTTCGAGCAcatcaataaaatattcactCAAGGCATACCCATTAGCCCGTGTCCCAAAATGTTCCAGTATCGTTTCGATGGATCCGAATGGTTTGGTATTCTGTCAGTTCGTAATCCAGACTTTGGACAAGCTTTGCATCTTCGAGTTGTTCTATCTATGAGGGGTAAACCTACCACG AATTATTTGGGCGAAATTGAATTGTTGACGCGTGGGCAATTTTTGAGCGATACACCGGTgctttatagaattaaatttccaaaaaatcacTATCCACCGAAATTGTTACAAATTACAACAAACAACCATGTTGTTTGTCTGGGAGCTGCAG ATCACAGTATATTTGTGACACAAATACAATTGGAACATACAAGGAAGTTTACTTTTGTGCCCGATGAACAGCATTCATCATTGCCTTCTACAGCTTcaatttcatcatcatcatcgtcttcGACATCATCTTCACAATCGACAGCGACAGCAATATCAATGGGTGGTGTCAGTGTCTCTTCATCGATGTCTAAACTGCCCCTAGGAGCATCGACAATAACAACAGGTCTCAAGGATTCCTCTAGTCTGGGCTCAACAAATATTGCATTTGGCACCAAACATTTGCCTCTTAGCACCATGGATAA AAGTCCCATCCGTGCTACGATGGATATCTGTGGTACTATCGATGACCGTATACGTTTCCAAGTTTTGCATGCATTGAAGCAAAAATCGGCCACCGAGTCGGTTGCCTCCTCCTCCTCTTCCACAATATCATCATCCTCATCATTGACATCTTCCGCCTCCTCAACCATTTCAACCACCTTCCAATCACAGCGTCCATTTAGCAATCCATTGGACAATGTTGGAGCCATATTGTCATCAGTATTACCAAGGAAAAACGATGAAAAGCCAATGGGTGGTCCCAGGACCACCGACAATGTGGATGCCAATGTCGATAGTGGCAGTGATTTACCACCTTTGGTTACCAGCGATACTGACCATCAATTGGCATTTCTATCAGATGACGCTGCTGCTTCGGCAGATGATGATGGTTCGATGACCATCAATGAGTTGCCTTCGATCACACGCGGTGCATGGCCTTGGCTAGCAGCCGTCTATGTGAATAATCTAACTTCGTTGGCCTATCAGTGTGGTGGTACACTGATCTCGTCACGCATTGTTGTTAGTGCCGCTCATTGTTTTCAATTATTTAAGAAACGTTATACCGCCAATGAGGTATTAGTTTTTCTAGGACGTCATAATCTAAAGAATTGGAATGAAGAAGGTTCTCTGGCGGCACCGGTCGATGATATATTTATACATCCGGATTATAATCAACATTTGAGTTCATATGATGCTGATATCGCTGTGGTGGTGTTGAAAAATGAAGTCAG ATTCAATACATTCATACGCCCGGTTTGTATGTGGTCGGGCTCTACTAAAATCGAATATATCGAAGGTGAGTCAGGGATTGTCGTTGGTTGGGGATTGGGTGGATTCAATAGTACGAAACAATTATCCAATACCAATACTGTACCGAAAATCATTAGCACCCCGATTGTCTCGAATGATGCATGTTTTGCAGCAAATCCTAAATATAAAAGTCTTAGCTCAAATCGAACATTTTGTGCTGGAGTTATGTTCGATCAAACCTTAGCAACAAAATTCTTCGAATCCAAACCATTGGTATTTAACAAACACTTGCATCAAGGGCCATGTACAGGTGATTCAGGAGCTGGTTTGATGTTGTTGAAAAACAACCGTTGGATGTTAAGGGGAACCGTGTCGGGATCTTTACCTATGTTTGGAGAAGATACCAAAGAAAATGCAAGAGCTCCTACCTCTACGTCCAGAAGTTGTAGTACCAATCAATATGTGATATACACAgatgtggcaaaatttctagATTGGATATTTGCCTTTATTATTTGA